One region of Lytechinus pictus isolate F3 Inbred chromosome 8, Lp3.0, whole genome shotgun sequence genomic DNA includes:
- the LOC129266143 gene encoding uncharacterized protein LOC129266143, with protein sequence MTKHNKVSACIVSCLIWASVLFQVFIVTSAGGPYPSDRELCQQSEVDACRRLGFRNISLSDIFGLFVPQSGIADAVDHLMPLVDTGCSRDLLALICGAYHPPCDHENGERMPPCRDTCRKIINQKCKGQMKRLGFRSEEVLQCRNYPSKRQERRCLNDLSNYREQESTTTTMTTTSPTTPTTTISMKNVTSNITMPNNTSHITNTTTPATNTTTIAVRPTSDESRVPSVIFTLERSASNDGWVLIREPKPSLIPEVDGFEVVYYNDHGDDGGVRTVYGQDQIQLHLNSDDAYTVLIRAFNETDTGAYQDARMEPYIHPHCEEITFSTFRSLCSNVHYRHVQYSTGTAFPSQAAAAGLIAPVEKILRTMDTKCADFMRQFLCTVYAPPCVKMGPHGPGYLLPCRELCQRVVDSCSADPTADVFSEMGYLNCSNFPSIFDDNATCYSNEVEISLWPVVAGKGHVIRDEGSNITAFCSASCENCSRPQWHDPNGREITEDGIENTIKDVYTTNVGTFTSMLTITSLNSSWVGEYICWFKNQEKTISVQLVGMPTSSPSESNGTLNQSTTPNLTVATNETMVYNATMMYNVTTTPTQNVTMVYNVTSQPTPYFMNDTSHNVTMMINYTTASETNITIPAKPQNASMSNATTPTVNGTTPSICPQWRGNNTVLERSYVIEDRGMTSFFRGWVDVQGQGAANDFCRIVRTDGKPFMSCLLAGSMEDDLLAYTSPNPSEEWFDPGYSNTWYMKDEDEDGRDDYCRCVGSVPDTTVVCMKAGPAGFEGQERDFTPESSPMDCFYLTADPFFGFP encoded by the exons TTTTATTTCAGGTATTCATAGTGACTTCTGCAGGGGGTCCCTACCCGTCGGATCGGGAGCTCTGCCAGCAAAGCGAGGTGGATGCATGCAGGAGACTCGGCTTCCGCAACATCTCCTTGAGTGACATATTCGGTTTGTTTGTCCCTCAGAGCGGGATCGCGGATGCAGTAGATCACCTGATGCCTCTAGTTGATACCGGGTGCTCCCGGGACCTTCTTGCTCTGATCTGCGGTGCCTACCACCCACCGTGTGACCATGAGAATGGGGAGAGGATGCCGCCGTGCAGGGACACCTGCAGGAAGATCATCAACCAGAAGTGCAAGGGACAGATGAAGCGTTTGGGATTCAGGTCAGAGGAAGTCTTGCAATGCAGAAACTACCCTTCCAAAAGACAGGAGAGGCGATGTCTGAACG atcTCAGCAATTACCGAGAGCAAGAAagtaccaccaccaccatgacCACCACCAGTCCTACAACACCCACCACTACTATTAGCATGAAAAATGTTACATCTAATATTACGATGCCAAACAATACCTCCCATATCACCAATACTACCACCCCAGCCACTAACACAACCACCATTGCCGTCAGACCCACGTCGGATGAGTCCCGTGTTCCTTCTGTTATTTTCACCCTGGAGCGATCTGCATCGAACGACGGCTGGGTGCTGATCAGGGAACCTAAACCAAGCCTGATTCCCGAAGTCGACGGCTTCGAGGTCGTGTACTACAACGACCACGGTGATGACGGCGGTGTGAGGACGGTTTATGGTCAAGAccagatacaacttcatttgAACTCTGATGATGCGTACACTGTCTTGATCCGAGCCTTCAATGAAACTGACACAGGTGCTTATCAGGATGCCCGCATGGAACCCTACATTCACC CTCACTGTGAAGAGATTACATTTTCAACATTTCGTAGCCTGTGCAGTAACGTGCATTACCGCCACGTTCAGTATTCGACCGGAACGGCCTTCCCCTCCCAGGCCGCTGCTGCTGGCCTCATTGCACCGGTTGAGAAGATACTGAGAACCATGGATACCAAGTGCGCTGATTTTATGAGACAATTCTTGTGCACGGTTTATGCACCGCCCTGTGTAAAGATGGGACCGCATGGACCAG gATATTTGCTACCTTGCCGTGAACTCTGTCAACGTGTCGTAGATTCGTGCAGCGCCGACCCGACAGCGGACGTTTTCAGTGAAATGGGATACCTCAACTGCAGCAATTTCCCGTCAATATTCGACGACAATGCAACTTGTTATAGTAATG AAGTTGAGATCTCACTGTGGCCTGTTGTTGCCGGAAAAGGTCACGTGATCAGAGACGAGGGTTCAAATATCACCGCTTTCTGCTCCGCCAGCTGTGAGAACTGCTCTCGACCGCAGTGGCACGATCCTAACGGCAGAGAAATCACTGAAGACG GAATAGAAAATACCATCAAGGATGTATACACCACCAATGTTGGCACCTTTACATCTATGTTGACGATAACATCATTGAATTCATCATGGGTTGGCGAGTATATCTGTTGGTTCAAAAATCAAGAGAAAACGATTTCCGTCCAACTAGTTG GGATGCCAACGTCATCACCATCTGAAAGCAATGGCACGTTAAATCAGTCAACGACTCCAAATTTAACGGTAGCGACCAACGAGACAATGGTGTACAATGCCACAATGATGTACAACGTCACTACGACTCCAACACAAAACGTCACAATGGTTTATAACGTAACATCCCAACCTACACCGTACTTCATGAATGACACGTCACACAACGTCACAATGATGATAAATTACACCACGGCATCAG AAACTAATATTACCATACCGGCCAAGCCGCAGAATGCATCTATGTCAAATGCCACAACACCAACAGTAAACGGTACTACGCCCTCAATCTGTCCACAATGGAGAGGTAACAATACAGTTTTAGAGCGGTCCTACGTCATCGAAGATCGGGGAATGACGTCGTTCTTCAGGGGTTGGGTTGACGTACAGGGACAAGGAGCGGCCAACGACTTCTGCAG AATAGTAAGAACTGATGGGAAACCATTCATGTCCTGCTTACTGGCTGGTTCGATGGAAGATGACCTATTAGCATACACATCTCCCAACCCCTCCGAAGAATGGTTTGACCCAGGCTATTCCAATACTTGGTATATGAAAGACGAAGACGAAGATGGACGAGATGACTATTGCAG ATGCGTCGGAAGTGTGCCGGATACAACGGTTGTATGTATGAAAGCTGGACCTGCTGGATTCGAGGGTCAGGAAAGGGATTTTACACCGGAAAGCTCACCGATGGATTGCTTCTACCTCACCGCTGATCCTTTCTTTGGATTTCCGTAG
- the LOC135155269 gene encoding complement receptor type 2-like produces the protein MIYARAECSTPDWTCPHCTFESASTATETSAFPIGTYLVWGCEENYVMEGPSDVIVWICGADSQWTGEPTPYCAESISTCPDPPVPAYGEVNPAGVARYRPGDTVQYSCKTGYQRMGSTQNTCGNDHSWKNAAPTCKSKRA, from the exons ATGA TATATGCGCGTGCAGAGTGCAGCACTCCGGATTGGACGTGTCCACATTGTACTTTTGAGAGTGCTTCTACAGCTACAGAAACGTCTGCGTTTCCTATTGGAACTTACCTGGTATGGGGGTGTGAAGAGAACTATGTCATGGAGGGACCTTCTGACGTCATAGTGTGGATCTGCGGTGCGGATAGCCAATGGACTGGAGAGCCAACACCTTACTGCGCAG AATCGATATCAACCTGTCCCGACCCTCCCGTTCCTGCATATGGTGAGGTGAACCCGGCGGGTGTGGCCCGATACAGACCTGGTGATACCGTTCAGTACTCATGCAAGACTGGATACCAGCGTATGGGGAGTACTCAGAATACGTGCGGGAATGACCATTCTTGGAAGAATGCGGCTCCGACATGTAAAAGTAAGAGAGCTTGA